The proteins below are encoded in one region of Mycobacterium shinjukuense:
- the dapA gene encoding 4-hydroxy-tetrahydrodipicolinate synthase, producing MSTVGFDVPARLGTLLTAMVTPFGADGSLDTVAAARLANHLVDQGCDGLVVSGTTGESPTTSDDEKIELLRTVLDAVGDRARVIAGAGSYDTAHSVRLAKACAAEGAHGLLVVTPYYSKPPQRGLQAHFTAVADATELPMLLYDIPGRSGVPIEPDTIRALAAHPNIVGVKDAKADLPSAAQIMADTGLAYYSGDDALNLAWLAMGAVGFISVIGHLAAGQLRELLSAFGCGDIATARKINVALGPLHNAMSRLGGVTLAKAGLRLQGIDVGDPRLPQVGATREQIDALAADMRAASVLR from the coding sequence GTGAGCACCGTCGGATTCGACGTTCCCGCCCGCCTGGGAACGCTGCTGACCGCGATGGTGACACCGTTTGGCGCCGACGGCTCCCTGGACACCGTTGCCGCGGCGCGGCTGGCGAACCACCTGGTGGACCAGGGGTGCGACGGCCTGGTGGTCTCGGGTACCACCGGCGAGTCGCCGACCACCTCCGACGACGAGAAGATCGAGCTGCTGCGAACCGTCCTGGACGCGGTCGGCGACCGGGCCCGCGTCATCGCCGGCGCGGGCAGCTACGACACCGCGCACAGCGTCCGGCTGGCCAAGGCCTGCGCGGCCGAGGGCGCGCACGGGCTGCTGGTGGTCACGCCCTACTACTCCAAGCCGCCACAGCGGGGGCTGCAAGCACACTTCACCGCCGTCGCCGATGCGACCGAGTTGCCGATGCTGCTCTACGACATCCCCGGGCGGTCGGGGGTGCCCATCGAGCCGGACACCATTCGCGCGTTGGCGGCGCACCCCAACATCGTCGGGGTCAAGGACGCCAAAGCCGACCTGCCCAGCGCCGCCCAGATCATGGCCGACACCGGACTGGCCTATTACTCCGGCGACGACGCGCTCAACCTGGCCTGGCTGGCCATGGGCGCCGTCGGCTTCATCAGCGTGATCGGTCATCTGGCGGCCGGTCAGCTTCGAGAGCTGTTGTCCGCCTTCGGTTGCGGAGACATCGCCACCGCGCGCAAGATCAACGTCGCGCTGGGCCCGCTGCACAACGCGATGAGCCGCCTGGGTGGGGTGACATTGGCCAAGGCGGGTCTGCGGCTGCAGGGCATCGACGTCGGCGATCCCCGGCTGCCGCAGGTGGGTGCGACACGGGAGCAGATCGACGCGTTGGCCGCCGACATGCGTGCGGCCTCGGTGCTGCGGTGA